The stretch of DNA GGTCGAGACGCCGCTGGAACCGGGGAACGTGATCACGATCGAACCGGGCGTTTACGACCCGGAGATCGGCGGCGTCCGGATCGAAGACCTCGTCGCTGTCACCGAAAACGGCTACGAACGGCTGGCGACCTACCCCGTCCGGTTCACGCCGACGTCTCCCGAGTAACGCGTCCTCGACTTTTTGAGGGAGAACGCGGCCAACCGCCTCGTGGCCTGAACGCGGCCGCAGGGTGATCCGGGCGGGAGAACGGCGCACCTCCTGCGGCATCGTCGGACGACATCCGACTGCCAGCTCCCGTCAGCGTCGACGTGCGCCGTCTGTCCGCCACGGTCGGGAGCCACCGCTCTCGGCGATCTACTGCTCCTCGTCCGACTCCTCGGGGTTGGTGACGACCCCTTCGACCGCGCGCTCGGCGGCCATCCCCGGCAGGTCGCCGGGCGTGGTCAGATACTTGGGGAGTAGCACCATCAGCGCCGCGATCGCGAGAAAGGCTCCGCCGACGGCGGTGTCGCCGCCGAGCAGTCGCTCGACCGCGTAGATTCCCAACGGGATCGCGAACACGAGGCTGCCCGCGACGCCGACGGTCTCCAACAGGCCGAGTCGCATCACCCGGGCGTAGATGGGCGGCGGCCAAAACGTTCCCGCCACAGAACTGAGAGTGGAAACGCTCTTGAGACGCCACCGCGGAGTATCGGGCGTGTTCACCGGCATCGTCGAGCGGACGGGCGAGATCACCGACGTGAGCGAGACCGAAGACGGGCGCCGCCTCACTGTCGCGGCGTCCGGGCTGGACGATCTCCACCACGGCCAGTCGATCAGCGTCAGCGGCGTTTGCCTGACCGTCGAGGCGTTCGATCCGGAGGGGGGTTGGTTCGAGGTGTTCCTCGCGGCGGAGACGGTCGAGAAAACGTACCTCGGCGAGCTCGGCGTCGAGGACGCCGTCAACGTCGAGCGCGCGCTCCCGGCGGACGGCCGCTTCGACGGGCACGTGGTTCAGGGTCACGTCGACACCACGGCGACGGTCGAAGCGATCGAGCAGGTCGGCGAGGACTGGCGCTACACGTTCTCGCTGCCCGAGTCGGTCAGCCAGTACGTCGTCTCGAAGGGATCGATCGCGGTCGACGGGATCAGCCTCACCGTCGCCGAGCGCGACGAGGGGCGCTTCGAAGTCGCGATCATTCCCGCCACCCGAGAGATCACGACGCTGTCGGAGAAGTCGGTTGGCGACCCGGTCCACTTGGAGGTCGACGTGGTCGCGAAGTACGTCGAGCGGATGACGCAAGGCTACCAGTGAGCGCGCGACGGTCAGTAGGCGTTCGGCGAGCCGGTCAGTAGGCGTTCGGCGAGCCGGTCAGTAGGCGTTCGGCGAGCCGATCAGTCGGCTTGGCCCGAGCAAGCGTCGGCGCCGCAGTCAGCCTGCATCGGCTCTGGTGGGTTCAGCTGATAGAGGTTCTGGCGGGCGTCGGCGAAGTAGACGTCCTCGTCCACGACGCCGATCCCCTCCAGGCGTTCGAGCGCGTACCGGACCGTCCGAGCGGAGAGCATCGACTCCTCGACGATCCCCTTCTGGGTCAGCGGACCGTCGTACTCGAGCACTTTGAACACGAGCTTGGCGCTTGGCGGGAGGTCGTCGAGGGCCTCCTCGTCTGTCTCGGTCATCATTTCGGATCGAAACCCTCCACCGGGATAAATCTTCGTGGACTGGTGACGCACCCCAGCACTGTCTGGGGTCCAAGCGAACTCCTTTTGTCGGCGCGCCACGGAGTCGCGCCCATGGCTACGGAGAGTTCTCGCGGGCTTTCGGATCACGTCCGCGGGGTGACCGTCACGACCCTCGCCTGTCTGTCCGGCGTGGTCGCGACCGCCGTGAGCGGGGTGGTGTTCGCCGACCCCACGTCGGTGGGGATGACGACCCAGCTGGCGGTCGTCGCGGCGTTCGTGATCGTCCAGCAGCCGATCCTCTACGCGATCGGCGTCGACATCGGCGAGTTCGGGATCAAGGACAACCTCTACATCGCGTTCATGACGTTCGCGCTCTGGTTCCTGAGCTACACCGTCGTGCTCTCGACCGGAGTGAGCTTCTGATGTCGAGCGACAGTATCGCGGTCGTGGATCTGGACCGCTGCCAGCCCGACCGATGTAACTACGAGTGTCAGAACTTCTGCCCGCCCAACCGGACGGGCAAGGAGTGCATCACGCTCCGGGGTGAGGACGCCGACGAGGGCGACCCCGACCAGATCCACATCTCCGAGGAGATCTGTCTGGGTGAGTCCTGCGGGATCTGCGTCGAGAAGTGTCCGTTCGACGCGATCGAGATCATCAACCTCCCGTCGGAGCTCGACCAGGAGCCGGTTCACCGCTACGGCGAGAACGCGTTCTCGTTGTACGGGCTGCCGACGCCCGAGCCGGGGAACGTCACCGGGATCCTCGGCCCGAACGGGATCGGGAAGTCGACTGCCGTCCACGCGCTGGCCGGCGAGATGACGCCGAACCTCGGCGAGTTCGAGGGGGAGGCCGACTGGGAGGCGGTGCTCGACCGCTACCGCGGCACGGAGCTCCAGACGTACCTCCAGGACCTGATCGACGGCGAGATCTCCGTCGCGCGCAAGCCCCAGTACGTCGACCAGATCCCCAACCAGTTCGACGGCGAGGTCCGGCAGCTGCTCGAACGGACCGACGAGCGGGGCGAACTCGACTACCTCGTCGACGAGCTCTCGATCCGGCCGGTGATGGATCAGGACATCGACTCCATCTCGGGCGGGGAGCTCCAGCGCGTCGCGATCGCGGCGGCGCTGGCCCGCGACGTCGACTTCTACTTCCTCGACGAGATCACCCCCTACCTCGACATCAGTCAGCGGATGACCGCCGCACGGCTGATCCGCGAGATGGCCGACTCCGGCGAGCGCTCGATGCTCGTCGTCGAGCACGACCTCGCGATCCTCGACCTGCTTGCGGACACGCTCCACATCACCTACGGGGAACCCGGGGCGTACGGCGTCGTCACCGACCCCAAGTCGGTCCGCAACGGCATCAACGAGTACCTCACGGGCTACCTCGACAACGAGAACATGCGCATCCGCCCCGAGGAGATCACCTTCGAGCAGCACGCGCCGCGTGCCGCGACGAAGGGCGAGCCCCTCGTCGAGTACCCCGAGATGCGCAAGTCCTACGGCGAGGGCGAGTTCTCGCTCGACGTCGAGTCCGGGACGATCTACGAGTCGGAGGTGCTGGGCGTCGTCGGCCCGAACGGGATCGGGAAGTCGACGCTCGCGAAGATGTTCACCGGCGCGCTGGCGCCCGACGAGGGTGAACTCGACACGCGGCTCGACATCGCGTACAAGCCGCAGTACATCGAGATCGATCAGCCGATGCGTGTCGACGCGTTCCTCTCCTCGATCACCGACCAGTTTGGCTCCTCCTACTGGAACACCGAGATCGCCCAGCCGCTCCAGCTGGAGGGGATCATGGAGCAGAACCTCGACGACCTCTCGGGCGGGGAGCGCCAGCGCGTCGCGATCGCGGCGTGTCTCTCGGAGGACGCCGACCTCTACCTGCTCGACGAGCCCTCGGCCCACCTCGACGTGGAGCAGCGCGTGCAGGCTACCTCGGCGATCCGCCGGTACACCGAGAACCACGACGCGACGGCGATGGTGATCGACCACGACATCTACATGATCGACCTGCTGTCGGACCGCCTGATGGTGTTCGACGGCGAGCCCGCCCAGCACGGGACCGCCCGCCCGCCACAGGAGATGCGCGCGGGGATGAACGACTTCCTCGCGGATCTGGACATCACGTTCCGCCGCGACGAGCGCACGGGGCGGCCGCGGATCAACAAGCCGGGGAGTCAGAAGGACCGCGAGCAGAAGCGGAACGGCGAGTACTACTACTCGGACTGATTCTCGGTCGTTTTCGGTGATTCCCTCGTTGTTTGGTTGCTCGACCAGCCGTCGGGACCGGTACCAGTGGGTTTGCCCAGCGACCGCGACGGCAACAGCATCTCGAAGCATGGCCACTTGCGACCGCAGTGCGCCGGACACAGGGTCCGGCGCAGCACCGAGTCCCCACCCCTCCCCCCGCGAGCGCCGTAATTGGCGCTCGCGAGGCGTCCACCGCCACCGCACCGCAGCCGGCGGTGGCGCGCGACGTGAGCCCCTCCGTGCGCGAACGAGCGCGCGAGGGACGACTGACCGAGCGAAGCGAGGGAAGGAGTCGGCTGGGGAGGCGTGTGGGCTGTGCTGTCGGGTGGGACTGAAAGGGGCTGCCCGCTCGGCGACGGCGGCCGACGCAAGCACCGCAGGGAGCGGAGCGACCGAGGAGCGCAGCGAGGCCCCCGAGCCGAGCGGGCAGGGGCTTTCACGGTGTTGTCGTCCACTCACTCGGAATCACGTTTCCCAGAACCTCAAGCAAACAACCCCACCGATACCACGAAGCTATACCCCATCGCGACCCCGACATCCATACAGAAGATGCTCCGGCTCGCCGTCGCAACCCAGCGAGAAACCTACGAGCGCATCCGCGACCCCCTCGCCGAGCGCGACATCGAGGTGGTCCCCGTCCGCGCCAGCGAGCGCACGCTCTCGCTCTCCTCGCCCGACCTCCCGAGCGTCGACGCGGGTCTCGTCTTCCCGTCACGCTTGATGGAGGGCGGCGCCGTCGCGGTCGCGCTCGGCGTCCCGTGGGTGAACGACCGCGAGGCGATCCTCACCTCCCGCAACAAGGCGGAGGTGCTCGCCGCGCTCTCGGCGGCCGATATCCCGACCCCCGAGACGACGCTGGTCTCGAACCCCGTCGAAGACGAGAGTGTTGCCGCCGCGGCCGAGAGCCTCCAGGCCCGTGTCGACGCCGCAGAGCTCGTCATCAAACCCAACTCCACCACCCGCGGCGTCGGCGTCGCCCGCGTGGCGGATCCGGACTCGCTGCTCGGCGTGACTGACTACCTCGACCTCGTCCACGACTTCCGGGCGACCGGCGACCGATCGTTCCTGCTCCAGGAGTACCTCCCCGACGCCCGTGATTACCGCGCGATGATCGTCGACGGCGAGTACGCCGGCGCCGTGGAGCGCCGGCTGCCCGAGTCCGAGACCGCCGCGGGCAAGTGGAAACACAACGTCCACCGCGGCGCAGTCGCCGAGGGCGTCTCGCTCTCGAAAGATGCTCGCGAACTCGCAGAGAGAACGGCCGACGTGCTGGAGATCGACTACCTCGGCGTGGATCTGCTCGAAACCGACGACCGGCTCGTGGTCAACGAGACCAACGCGCGCCCGACCGTCGACGATGCGACGAAGTACGAGCCGGAGTTCTACGATCAGTTGGCAGAATTGATCCGGAAGACGGCCGAGAGCCGCTAGGAGAGGTCGATGTCGGCGGCGTCGTCGAGCTTCTCGAAGCTGACTTCGAGTACGCCGTTGTTGAACGTCGCCTCCGCGGAGTGTTCGTCGACTCGGGTCGGGAGCCGCACGCGCTCGCGGTACTCGCCGGCGGCGATCGTCAGCGTCTCGCCGTCACACTGCAGCGAGATCTCCTCTTTCTCCGCGCCGGGGAGGTCCGCGACGAGCCGGAGCTGGTCGCCCTCGTCGAAGGCGTCGACGTGCGCGTCGGCGCCGTCGTCCTCCGGGCCACCACCCATCATCCGCTCGATCTCGTCGAAGATGTCGCCGAACGGGTCTTCGCGGTCGTCCCTACGCATGGGCGTCCGTACATCAGGGCCGGGCAAAAGCCTTCTGTCGGCGGGGGTCGCCGCTCGTTCGCGTGGTTTTCCCCACCCCGGACGCCGAAACCGTTCGGTTTGAAGTGTCCCAACAACGAATCGCGCGACGATGGGTTCTTTCGCGACGCTCGACGCGTTCGACGAGCGGTTCTCCGAGGCGCGGGTACTGGTCCGACTCGACCTCAACTCCCCGATCGAGGACGGCACGGTCCGGGACAACCGCCGGTTCGAGCGCCACGCCCGAACCGTCGCCGAGCTGGCCGACGCCGGCCACCGGGTGATCTGTCTGGCCCACCAGGGTCGCCCCGGCCGCGACGACTTCACGCATCTCGACCAGCACGCCGGCGTGCTCGCCGCCCACCTCGACCGGGACGTCCAGTTCGTCGACGACATCTGCGGGCCGACCGCAATCGACGCGATCGAGGACGCCGACCCCGGCGACGTGCTGTTGCTCGACAACGTCCGGATGGACGACGACGAACTCGCCGACCGCGAGCCCGAGGACCACGCCCAGTCGCGGCTGGTCACTCGCCTCGCCGAGGCCGCGGACGCCTACGTCAACGACGCCTACTCCGCGGCCCACCGCGGTCACGCCTCCCTCGTCGGTTTCCCGTACGCGCTCCCAGCCTACGCCGGCCGGGTGATGGAGACGGAGTACGACGCCAACTCCGCGATCGCCACCCGCGAGTTCGACGGACAGGTGACGATGGTCGTCGGCGGCACCAAGGCGACCGACGTGATTCAGGTGATGGACGCGATCGGCGACAAGGTCGACGCGTTCTGTCTGGGCGGCATCGCTGGCGAGCTGTTCCTCCGTGCGGCCGGCCACTCCGTCGGCTACGACATCGGCGACTCGGACCGCTACGACCAGCAGTGGGCCGAGAACGAGGAGACGATCCGCTCGGTACTCGACGAGCGCGGCGACCAGATCCACCTGCCGCTGGATCTGGCCTACGAGAACGAGTACGGCGGCCGCGCCGAGATCGCGCTCTGGCAGATCGACGAGAAGAGCACCTCCTTTCTCGACATCGGTTCGGCGTCGATCGACACCTTCCAGGAGATCGTCGCCGACAGCGAGGCGGTGTTCGTGAAGGGCGCGCTGGGCGTGTTCGAGGACGAGCGTTTCGCCGACGGCACCGTCGAGGTGCTCGAACAGATCGCCGAGACCGACTGCTTCTCGGTCGTCGGCGGCGGCGACACCTCCCGCGCGATCGGGATGTACGGGCTCGAGGAGGCGCAGTTCTCACACGTCTCGATCGCTGGCGGGGCGTACATCCGCGCGCTCACGGGCGAGCCGCTGGTTGCCGTCGAGGCGCTGGCAGCGAACCGGCCCGAGTAGGGACTACCGCTCGAACGTCCGGCCCAGCCCCATCCCGAGGGTCTCGTTGGTGGTCGCGATGCTCTCGGCTTTGCTCGCGGAGTCGGTGATCGC from Halolamina sediminis encodes:
- a CDS encoding MarR family transcriptional regulator is translated as MTETDEEALDDLPPSAKLVFKVLEYDGPLTQKGIVEESMLSARTVRYALERLEGIGVVDEDVYFADARQNLYQLNPPEPMQADCGADACSGQAD
- a CDS encoding ribosome biogenesis/translation initiation ATPase RLI, producing the protein MSSDSIAVVDLDRCQPDRCNYECQNFCPPNRTGKECITLRGEDADEGDPDQIHISEEICLGESCGICVEKCPFDAIEIINLPSELDQEPVHRYGENAFSLYGLPTPEPGNVTGILGPNGIGKSTAVHALAGEMTPNLGEFEGEADWEAVLDRYRGTELQTYLQDLIDGEISVARKPQYVDQIPNQFDGEVRQLLERTDERGELDYLVDELSIRPVMDQDIDSISGGELQRVAIAAALARDVDFYFLDEITPYLDISQRMTAARLIREMADSGERSMLVVEHDLAILDLLADTLHITYGEPGAYGVVTDPKSVRNGINEYLTGYLDNENMRIRPEEITFEQHAPRAATKGEPLVEYPEMRKSYGEGEFSLDVESGTIYESEVLGVVGPNGIGKSTLAKMFTGALAPDEGELDTRLDIAYKPQYIEIDQPMRVDAFLSSITDQFGSSYWNTEIAQPLQLEGIMEQNLDDLSGGERQRVAIAACLSEDADLYLLDEPSAHLDVEQRVQATSAIRRYTENHDATAMVIDHDIYMIDLLSDRLMVFDGEPAQHGTARPPQEMRAGMNDFLADLDITFRRDERTGRPRINKPGSQKDREQKRNGEYYYSD
- a CDS encoding riboflavin synthase, yielding MFTGIVERTGEITDVSETEDGRRLTVAASGLDDLHHGQSISVSGVCLTVEAFDPEGGWFEVFLAAETVEKTYLGELGVEDAVNVERALPADGRFDGHVVQGHVDTTATVEAIEQVGEDWRYTFSLPESVSQYVVSKGSIAVDGISLTVAERDEGRFEVAIIPATREITTLSEKSVGDPVHLEVDVVAKYVERMTQGYQ
- a CDS encoding ATP-grasp domain-containing protein, with amino-acid sequence MLRLAVATQRETYERIRDPLAERDIEVVPVRASERTLSLSSPDLPSVDAGLVFPSRLMEGGAVAVALGVPWVNDREAILTSRNKAEVLAALSAADIPTPETTLVSNPVEDESVAAAAESLQARVDAAELVIKPNSTTRGVGVARVADPDSLLGVTDYLDLVHDFRATGDRSFLLQEYLPDARDYRAMIVDGEYAGAVERRLPESETAAGKWKHNVHRGAVAEGVSLSKDARELAERTADVLEIDYLGVDLLETDDRLVVNETNARPTVDDATKYEPEFYDQLAELIRKTAESR
- a CDS encoding DUF7533 family protein, giving the protein MRLGLLETVGVAGSLVFAIPLGIYAVERLLGGDTAVGGAFLAIAALMVLLPKYLTTPGDLPGMAAERAVEGVVTNPEESDEEQ
- a CDS encoding phosphoglycerate kinase produces the protein MGSFATLDAFDERFSEARVLVRLDLNSPIEDGTVRDNRRFERHARTVAELADAGHRVICLAHQGRPGRDDFTHLDQHAGVLAAHLDRDVQFVDDICGPTAIDAIEDADPGDVLLLDNVRMDDDELADREPEDHAQSRLVTRLAEAADAYVNDAYSAAHRGHASLVGFPYALPAYAGRVMETEYDANSAIATREFDGQVTMVVGGTKATDVIQVMDAIGDKVDAFCLGGIAGELFLRAAGHSVGYDIGDSDRYDQQWAENEETIRSVLDERGDQIHLPLDLAYENEYGGRAEIALWQIDEKSTSFLDIGSASIDTFQEIVADSEAVFVKGALGVFEDERFADGTVEVLEQIAETDCFSVVGGGDTSRAIGMYGLEEAQFSHVSIAGGAYIRALTGEPLVAVEALAANRPE
- a CDS encoding Hsp20/alpha crystallin family protein; its protein translation is MRRDDREDPFGDIFDEIERMMGGGPEDDGADAHVDAFDEGDQLRLVADLPGAEKEEISLQCDGETLTIAAGEYRERVRLPTRVDEHSAEATFNNGVLEVSFEKLDDAADIDLS
- a CDS encoding EMC6-like membrane protein, with the translated sequence MATESSRGLSDHVRGVTVTTLACLSGVVATAVSGVVFADPTSVGMTTQLAVVAAFVIVQQPILYAIGVDIGEFGIKDNLYIAFMTFALWFLSYTVVLSTGVSF